Proteins co-encoded in one Prescottella sp. R16 genomic window:
- a CDS encoding alpha/beta hydrolase family protein, translated as MRVTKKSRRLTALIGATTATVAALPVFMGAGVASADAADATQVNATKASNGGTTLVSATSTGTNKLRLVVHSESMNRNIPLDVVRPADTSKPAPTLYLLNGAGGGEDSASWQRQANIGEFFKDKHVNVVTPMEGAFTYYTDWQQAEDALHGINKWETFLTQELPPVIDKALNTTEVNSLAGISTSGTSVFNLALANKDLYKSVGAYSGCADTATPVGQTYIQIVIAARGDADVEKMWGPIGSDDWIAHDPIINIDQLKGGPKLYVSNASGLPGPHDTLDSQGINGNMATLANQVVVGGIIEAATNECTHRLADAVNRAGMQDQAQFVFKPAGTHSWGYWRDDLRDSWPMLSQSMGIPETGLPQ; from the coding sequence ATGCGCGTTACCAAGAAGTCCCGCCGGCTCACAGCGTTGATCGGCGCCACGACGGCGACGGTCGCCGCACTGCCCGTCTTCATGGGGGCCGGTGTGGCTTCTGCGGACGCAGCCGATGCCACCCAGGTCAATGCCACCAAGGCGTCGAACGGTGGCACCACGCTGGTGTCCGCGACGTCGACCGGCACCAACAAGCTGCGCCTCGTCGTCCACTCCGAGTCGATGAACCGCAACATCCCGCTCGACGTCGTCCGCCCGGCCGACACGTCCAAGCCGGCTCCCACCCTGTACCTGCTCAACGGTGCCGGCGGCGGCGAGGACTCCGCGTCGTGGCAGCGTCAGGCCAACATCGGTGAGTTCTTCAAGGACAAGCACGTCAACGTCGTCACCCCGATGGAGGGCGCGTTCACGTACTACACCGACTGGCAGCAGGCCGAGGACGCACTGCACGGCATCAACAAGTGGGAGACGTTCCTGACCCAGGAACTCCCCCCGGTCATCGACAAGGCCCTGAACACCACCGAGGTCAACTCGCTCGCCGGCATCTCCACCTCGGGCACGTCGGTGTTCAACCTCGCGCTCGCCAACAAGGACCTGTACAAGTCCGTCGGCGCGTACAGCGGCTGCGCCGACACCGCCACCCCGGTGGGCCAGACCTACATCCAGATCGTCATCGCCGCCCGCGGCGACGCCGACGTCGAGAAGATGTGGGGCCCGATCGGCAGCGACGACTGGATCGCGCACGATCCGATCATCAACATCGATCAGCTCAAGGGCGGCCCCAAGCTGTACGTGTCCAACGCGTCCGGCCTGCCGGGCCCGCACGACACCCTCGACAGCCAGGGCATCAACGGCAACATGGCGACCCTGGCCAACCAGGTGGTCGTCGGCGGCATCATCGAGGCCGCGACCAACGAGTGCACGCACCGCCTCGCCGACGCCGTCAACCGTGCCGGCATGCAGGACCAGGCCCAGTTCGTGTTCAAGCCGGCCGGCACCCACTCGTGGGGCTACTGGCGTGACGACCTGCGCGACTCGTGGCCGATGCTCTCCCAGTCGATGGGCATCCCCGAGACGGGTCTCCCGCAGTAA
- a CDS encoding citrate synthase — MPAENDNKPTLSYPGGEHTMSIAKATEGNDGIELGKLLADTGYTTLDPGFVNTASTSSAITYIDGDKGILRYRGYPIEELAERSTFIEVSYLLIYGELPTQAQLDVFTDKIRRHTLLHEDLKRFFDGFPRNAHPMPVLSSAVNALSAYYQDSLDPDDPEQVELSTTRLLAKLPTIAAYAYKKSVGQPFLYPDNSLSLVENFLRMTFGFPAEPYEVDPEVSKALDMLLILHADHEQNCSTSTVRMVGSSDANLFTSVSAGINALWGPLHGGANQAVLEMLDEIKASGGDVTEFVRKVKNKEDGVKLMGFGHRVYRNYDPRAAIAKKAADTILAKLGGDDELLQIAKALEEAALTDEYFIARKLYPNVDFYTGLIYRAMGFPTRMFTVLFALGRLPGWIAHWREMHEDPATKIGRPRQIYTGYTQRDYVDLSGR; from the coding sequence GTGCCCGCTGAGAATGACAACAAGCCGACACTCAGCTACCCCGGTGGCGAGCACACGATGTCCATCGCCAAGGCGACTGAAGGGAACGACGGCATCGAGCTGGGCAAGCTCCTTGCCGACACGGGTTACACGACGCTCGACCCGGGCTTCGTGAACACCGCGTCCACGAGTTCCGCTATCACCTATATCGACGGCGACAAGGGCATCCTGCGCTACCGCGGGTACCCGATCGAGGAGCTCGCTGAGCGCTCCACGTTCATCGAGGTCAGCTACCTGCTGATCTACGGCGAGCTGCCCACCCAGGCCCAGCTGGACGTGTTCACCGACAAGATCCGTCGGCACACGCTGCTGCACGAGGACCTCAAGCGGTTCTTCGACGGCTTCCCGCGCAACGCGCACCCGATGCCGGTCCTGTCGAGCGCCGTCAACGCGCTGTCCGCCTACTACCAGGACTCGCTGGACCCGGACGATCCGGAGCAGGTCGAGCTGTCCACGACCCGTCTGCTCGCGAAGCTGCCGACCATCGCGGCGTACGCGTACAAGAAGTCGGTCGGCCAGCCGTTCCTGTACCCGGACAACTCGCTGAGCCTGGTCGAGAACTTCCTGCGCATGACGTTCGGCTTCCCGGCCGAGCCGTACGAGGTCGACCCCGAGGTCTCCAAGGCTCTCGACATGCTGCTGATCCTGCACGCCGACCACGAGCAGAACTGCTCGACGTCGACGGTCCGGATGGTCGGCTCGTCGGACGCCAACCTGTTCACGTCGGTGTCCGCCGGCATAAACGCCCTGTGGGGTCCGCTGCACGGCGGCGCCAACCAGGCCGTGCTCGAGATGCTCGACGAGATCAAGGCCAGCGGCGGCGACGTCACGGAGTTCGTCCGCAAGGTCAAGAACAAGGAAGACGGCGTGAAGCTCATGGGCTTCGGGCACCGCGTCTACCGCAACTACGATCCGCGTGCGGCGATCGCGAAGAAGGCGGCGGACACCATCCTCGCCAAGCTGGGCGGCGACGACGAACTCCTCCAGATCGCGAAGGCGCTCGAGGAGGCTGCGCTCACCGACGAGTACTTCATCGCGCGCAAGCTGTACCCGAACGTGGACTTCTACACGGGCCTGATCTACCGCGCGATGGGCTTCCCGACGCGCATGTTCACGGTCCTGTTCGCGCTCGGCCGCCTGCCCGGCTGGATCGCGCACTGGCGTGAGATGCACGAGGATCCGGCCACCAAGATCGGCCGCCCGCGTCAGATCTACACCGGCTACACCCAGCGTGACTACGTGGACCTGTCGGGCCGCTGA
- a CDS encoding sensor histidine kinase KdpD: protein MMRPHSLRARVAAATALGATIVVAAVGVYLALAIARNNLQQLDQRLETASRVLIVNAGAAAPFLNVLGDAGAFAVTIRSGDDVVASTSSRLPDLDTGSHTVDVAGTPFRAFTAPVAPGSSQLLSVAVPLAEAKDPTVDQQQQVALVGVLAIVAASGLGWIFGGHAVRPLVELTRRVTRRDRDLAPAASGVREADALAGAVEAMLQDVSDAQARTAAALETARDFAAASAHELRTPLTAMRTDLEVVTTLDLSDEQRREILTDIARTQGRLEATLTALERLASGELSSESDHVDVDLSDLCDLAAADAQRLHPGLSVTVDAPPGTTVRGLPAGLRLAIDNAITNAVRHGRAHTVAIGAHRGRDGVVTVTVDDDGVGIPEHERADVFERFRRGSGAARTGSGLGLALVAQQAHLHGGRARFETSPLGGARLVVTLES from the coding sequence ATGATGCGACCACACTCGCTGCGGGCCCGGGTCGCCGCCGCGACCGCGCTCGGCGCCACCATCGTCGTCGCCGCGGTCGGCGTCTACCTGGCCCTCGCGATCGCCCGCAACAACCTCCAGCAGCTCGACCAGCGACTCGAGACCGCATCCCGCGTCCTGATCGTCAATGCCGGCGCAGCAGCACCGTTCCTCAACGTCCTCGGGGACGCGGGTGCGTTCGCCGTGACGATCCGCTCCGGCGACGACGTCGTCGCCAGTACGTCGAGCCGGCTCCCCGACCTCGACACCGGATCCCACACCGTCGACGTGGCCGGCACCCCGTTCCGCGCGTTCACCGCCCCCGTCGCGCCGGGGTCGTCGCAACTGCTGTCGGTGGCGGTGCCGCTCGCGGAGGCCAAGGACCCCACCGTCGACCAACAGCAGCAGGTCGCGCTCGTCGGCGTCCTCGCGATCGTCGCGGCCAGTGGCCTCGGCTGGATCTTCGGCGGTCACGCGGTCCGTCCCCTCGTCGAGCTGACCCGGCGGGTCACCCGCCGCGACCGCGATCTGGCCCCCGCCGCCTCCGGGGTCCGGGAGGCCGACGCGCTCGCCGGCGCCGTCGAGGCGATGCTGCAGGACGTCTCCGACGCCCAGGCCCGCACCGCCGCCGCCCTCGAGACGGCCCGCGACTTCGCGGCGGCGTCCGCGCACGAACTGCGCACCCCGCTGACCGCGATGCGCACCGACCTCGAGGTCGTCACCACCCTCGACCTGTCCGACGAGCAGCGCCGCGAGATCCTCACCGACATCGCCCGCACCCAGGGCCGGCTCGAGGCCACCCTCACTGCGCTCGAACGACTGGCGTCCGGGGAACTGTCGAGCGAGAGCGACCACGTCGACGTCGACCTGTCGGACCTGTGCGACCTGGCGGCGGCCGACGCACAACGCCTCCACCCCGGGCTGTCGGTGACCGTCGACGCCCCACCCGGGACGACGGTCCGCGGCCTACCGGCCGGGCTGCGGCTCGCGATCGACAACGCGATCACCAACGCCGTCCGGCACGGCCGCGCCCACACCGTCGCGATCGGCGCCCACCGCGGCAGGGACGGCGTCGTCACCGTGACCGTCGACGACGACGGCGTCGGCATCCCCGAGCACGAACGCGCCGACGTGTTCGAACGCTTCCGGCGCGGCAGCGGTGCCGCCCGCACCGGATCCGGGCTGGGGCTCGCCCTGGTGGCGCAGCAGGCCCACCTGCACGGTGGCAGGGCCCGCTTCGAGACCAGCCCGCTCGGCGGCGCGCGGTTGGTGGTGACCCTTGAAAGTTGA
- a CDS encoding FKBP-type peptidyl-prolyl cis-trans isomerase, protein MPPEPPVIEPSEGPAPAELVIEDITVGDGAEAQPGAVVDVHYHGVEYDSNQVFDSSFLRGDSVVFPLNRLIPGWQEGIPGMKVGGRRKLTVPPELAYGPAGSGHQLSGKTLVFIIDLLGTR, encoded by the coding sequence GTGCCGCCGGAGCCGCCGGTCATCGAGCCCTCCGAGGGCCCGGCCCCGGCCGAGCTCGTGATCGAGGACATCACCGTCGGTGACGGCGCCGAGGCGCAGCCGGGTGCGGTCGTGGACGTCCACTACCACGGTGTCGAGTACGACTCGAACCAGGTGTTCGACTCGTCGTTCCTGCGTGGCGACTCCGTCGTGTTCCCGCTGAACCGGCTCATCCCCGGCTGGCAGGAGGGCATCCCCGGCATGAAGGTCGGCGGACGCCGCAAGCTCACGGTTCCGCCGGAGCTCGCGTACGGTCCGGCCGGCAGCGGTCACCAGCTGTCCGGCAAGACCCTGGTGTTCATCATCGACCTGCTCGGCACCCGGTAG
- a CDS encoding lysylphosphatidylglycerol synthase transmembrane domain-containing protein — protein sequence MKVDGRDIPVTGSLLQPLARRTSDILRVVFALVCLGAVIGGSVITRSEWDALETSVSDIVGILSPGVSDTVYLLYGIAILALPFAILIQLVVGRRWKLLAGYAAAALIAGIALSISGSGFAAPQWHLDVSDRVDTFLSQFLDDPRWIAMLAAVLTVSGPWLPKRWRRLWWALLLLFAPIHLVVSSIVPARSMLGLAVGYLVGAVIVLVVGTPALEVPLDSAVEALQRLGHRVTAFRVIAPAGSGPLVLGADRDGEPETIVELYGQNQRSRGALRQFANWLTLRSSESTPAHASFARAVEHRALMGIAVADAHRAASKPIAVSALDRGWQLIVRPVSRGVPITALAPADPEPRERLLVMLWAALDDLHDRQITHGNLCASEIRIDDDRALFDGFAYAELGGSEAQIQSDTAQLLLTTAALFGVEPAVDAALAARGRDRILAASGRLTKSAMPARLRKPIPDSAALLGRIRDEVSRRTDIDKIAPEQVTRFTRNQIIQLVLLIGLVYVAYPFISQVPTFLTELKSANWWWALAGLIVSALTYVGAAAALWACASELVRYRHLVVMQVANTFAATTTPAGVGGLALSVRFLQKGGLGTVRATAAVALQQTVQVVTHIALLVFFSVAAGRDADLSHFVPRGTMLYLIAGIALGAVGTFMFIPKARRWLRTEVRPQLTEVMASLAQLARSPGRFLLIVLGSAGTTLGAALALWASVEAFGGGTTFVTVTIVTMIGGTLASAAPTPGGVGAVEAALIGGLTAFGLPVGIAVPSVLLYRVLTCWLPVFCGWPTLRWLQKNDMV from the coding sequence TTGAAAGTTGACGGACGGGACATCCCGGTCACCGGAAGCCTGCTGCAGCCGCTGGCCCGACGCACCAGCGACATCCTGCGGGTGGTGTTCGCGCTCGTGTGTCTCGGCGCGGTCATCGGCGGATCGGTGATCACCCGCAGCGAATGGGACGCCCTCGAAACCTCGGTGTCCGACATCGTCGGCATCCTGTCCCCGGGCGTCTCGGACACCGTGTACCTGCTGTACGGCATCGCGATCCTGGCACTGCCGTTCGCGATCCTCATCCAGCTCGTCGTCGGACGCCGATGGAAACTGCTCGCCGGCTACGCGGCCGCCGCACTCATCGCCGGGATCGCCCTGTCGATCAGCGGGTCCGGGTTCGCCGCCCCGCAATGGCATCTCGACGTGTCCGACCGCGTCGACACGTTCCTGTCGCAGTTCCTCGACGACCCCCGCTGGATCGCGATGCTCGCCGCCGTCCTGACCGTGTCGGGGCCGTGGCTGCCGAAACGCTGGCGACGACTGTGGTGGGCGCTGCTGCTGCTGTTCGCACCGATCCACCTGGTGGTCAGCTCGATCGTGCCGGCCCGGTCGATGCTGGGCCTGGCCGTCGGCTACCTCGTGGGTGCGGTCATCGTCCTCGTCGTGGGCACCCCGGCCCTCGAGGTGCCGCTCGACTCCGCGGTCGAGGCCCTGCAACGGCTGGGGCATCGTGTCACCGCCTTCCGGGTGATCGCCCCCGCCGGCAGCGGTCCCCTCGTCCTCGGCGCCGACCGCGACGGCGAACCCGAGACGATCGTCGAGTTGTACGGCCAGAACCAGCGCAGCCGCGGCGCGCTCCGCCAGTTCGCGAACTGGCTGACGCTGCGCAGCAGTGAGAGCACCCCCGCACACGCGTCCTTCGCCCGTGCCGTCGAGCACCGGGCCCTGATGGGGATCGCCGTCGCCGACGCCCACCGTGCCGCGTCCAAACCGATCGCGGTCAGCGCACTCGACCGCGGCTGGCAGCTGATCGTGCGCCCCGTCTCCCGCGGCGTCCCGATCACCGCCCTCGCCCCCGCCGACCCCGAGCCCCGCGAACGCCTGCTCGTGATGTTGTGGGCGGCGCTCGACGATCTCCACGACCGCCAGATCACGCACGGCAACCTCTGCGCGTCGGAGATCCGGATCGACGACGATCGGGCCCTGTTCGACGGCTTCGCGTACGCCGAACTCGGCGGATCCGAGGCCCAGATCCAGTCCGACACCGCGCAACTCCTGCTCACGACGGCGGCCCTGTTCGGTGTCGAACCGGCCGTGGACGCGGCCCTCGCCGCCCGCGGACGCGACCGGATCCTGGCGGCGTCCGGCCGGCTGACGAAGTCCGCGATGCCGGCGCGGCTGCGCAAACCGATCCCCGACTCCGCCGCCCTGCTGGGCCGGATCCGTGACGAGGTGAGCCGCCGCACCGACATCGACAAGATCGCCCCCGAACAGGTCACCCGGTTCACCCGTAACCAGATCATCCAGCTCGTCCTGCTCATCGGCCTGGTGTACGTCGCCTACCCGTTCATCAGCCAGGTACCGACCTTCCTCACCGAATTGAAGAGCGCCAACTGGTGGTGGGCGCTGGCCGGTCTGATCGTCTCCGCCCTCACCTATGTCGGGGCCGCGGCCGCCCTGTGGGCGTGCGCGTCCGAACTCGTCCGCTACCGGCACCTGGTGGTGATGCAGGTGGCCAACACGTTCGCGGCCACCACCACCCCGGCCGGCGTCGGCGGCCTCGCACTGAGCGTGCGGTTCCTGCAGAAGGGCGGACTCGGCACGGTCCGGGCGACGGCAGCCGTCGCCCTGCAGCAGACGGTGCAGGTGGTCACCCACATCGCACTGCTGGTCTTCTTCAGCGTCGCCGCCGGCCGCGACGCCGACCTGTCGCACTTCGTGCCCCGCGGCACGATGCTCTACCTCATCGCCGGTATCGCCCTCGGCGCCGTCGGCACGTTCATGTTCATTCCCAAGGCCCGCCGCTGGCTGCGCACCGAGGTACGGCCACAGCTGACCGAGGTGATGGCGTCCCTGGCCCAGCTGGCCCGCAGCCCCGGCCGCTTCCTGCTGATCGTGCTCGGCAGCGCCGGCACCACCCTCGGCGCCGCCCTGGCCCTGTGGGCGAGCGTCGAAGCGTTCGGCGGCGGCACCACGTTCGTGACCGTGACCATCGTGACGATGATCGGCGGCACCCTCGCCTCCGCCGCCCCCACCCCCGGCGGCGTCGGCGCCGTCGAAGCCGCCCTCATCGGCGGCCTGACCGCGTTCGGGCTGCCCGTGGGCATCGCGGTACCGTCGGTGCTGCTCTACCGGGTGCTCACATGCTGGCTGCCCGTGTTCTGCGGGTGGCCGACTTTGCGCTGGTTACAGAAAAACGACATGGTCTGA
- a CDS encoding MFS transporter, which produces MRSLLADVTPLRNPDYRRLWTSGIVTVIGAQLTVVAVPLQIFAITQNSAYVGLAGLFGLVPLVIFGLWGGALADVMDRRKLIIVTTLGLIGTSLLLWAQAAAHVDNVWLLLCLFSLQQVFFAVNSPTRSAIIPRLLPLKHLPAANSLNMTVFQFGAIAGPLLAGVLIPVAGLATVYLIDSIALLATLWAVIRLPALPPTGPARRAGLRVVGEGFAYLATQKVLLASFVVDIVAMVFGMPRALFPQIAHESFGDPLDGGIALGLLFAAMSAGAVLGGVFSGWLPRIRYQGRAVVACIALWGVAMIGFGVVVGMSTPSSPALLLWVALAFLAFGGAVDMISAALRSTMLQQVATDDMRGRLQGVFTVVVAGGPRIGDVLHGAAAYYVGTAVASAGGGLLVVIGVVISMLVFPMFLRYRVGASGRPVDV; this is translated from the coding sequence ATGAGGTCCCTGCTCGCCGACGTCACCCCGCTCCGCAACCCCGACTACCGGCGCCTGTGGACGAGCGGCATCGTCACGGTCATCGGTGCGCAACTCACCGTCGTCGCGGTGCCGCTGCAGATCTTCGCGATCACCCAGAACTCCGCGTATGTGGGACTCGCCGGCCTGTTCGGTCTGGTGCCGCTCGTCATCTTCGGGCTGTGGGGTGGCGCGCTCGCGGACGTCATGGACCGCCGCAAGCTCATCATCGTCACGACGCTCGGGTTGATCGGCACGTCGCTGCTGTTGTGGGCGCAGGCCGCCGCGCACGTGGACAACGTGTGGCTGCTGCTGTGCCTGTTCTCGCTGCAACAGGTGTTCTTCGCGGTGAACTCGCCGACCCGCAGCGCGATCATCCCGCGACTGTTGCCGCTGAAGCATCTGCCGGCCGCGAACTCGCTCAACATGACGGTGTTCCAGTTCGGGGCCATCGCCGGCCCGCTCCTCGCGGGGGTCCTCATCCCGGTGGCGGGGCTCGCGACCGTCTACCTGATCGACTCGATCGCCCTGCTCGCGACGTTGTGGGCGGTGATCCGGCTGCCCGCGCTGCCGCCGACCGGACCCGCCCGACGCGCCGGGCTGCGGGTCGTGGGGGAGGGCTTCGCGTACCTCGCGACGCAGAAGGTGCTGCTGGCGTCGTTCGTCGTCGACATCGTCGCGATGGTGTTCGGCATGCCGCGCGCCCTGTTCCCGCAGATCGCACACGAGTCGTTCGGTGACCCCCTCGACGGCGGCATCGCCCTCGGCCTGTTGTTCGCGGCCATGTCGGCGGGCGCGGTGCTCGGCGGCGTGTTCTCCGGGTGGCTGCCGCGCATCCGCTATCAGGGGCGGGCCGTCGTCGCCTGCATCGCACTGTGGGGCGTCGCGATGATCGGGTTCGGTGTCGTCGTCGGGATGTCGACGCCGAGCAGTCCGGCGTTGCTGCTGTGGGTGGCGCTCGCGTTCCTCGCGTTCGGCGGCGCCGTCGACATGATCTCGGCCGCGCTGCGGTCCACGATGCTCCAGCAGGTCGCCACCGACGACATGCGCGGACGCCTGCAGGGCGTGTTCACGGTCGTCGTGGCGGGGGGTCCACGGATCGGCGACGTCCTGCACGGCGCCGCCGCGTACTACGTGGGTACCGCCGTCGCGTCCGCCGGCGGCGGGCTGCTGGTCGTGATCGGTGTCGTCATCTCGATGCTGGTCTTCCCGATGTTCCTGCGGTACCGGGTGGGTGCGTCCGGGCGGCCCGTGGACGTGTGA
- a CDS encoding response regulator transcription factor, with product MRGTAPADGHNARVTAIATVLVVDDDPDVLASLERGLRLSGFDVLTAGDGAAALQVVDAAAPDVVVLDMNMPVLDGTGVVTALRERGNEIPICVLSARSSVDDRIAGLESGADDYLVKPFVLAELVARIRAMLRRRSTPDTTPAATGEQIVVGPLSIDVAGRRVHLGGTEIGLTKREFELVEVLARNAGVVLSRERLLELVWGYDFAADTNVVDVFVGYLRRKFEADGTPRLVHTVRGVGFVVREPT from the coding sequence ATGCGCGGAACCGCGCCCGCCGACGGGCACAATGCTCGGGTGACCGCCATCGCGACCGTTCTCGTCGTGGACGACGATCCGGATGTGCTCGCCTCCCTCGAGCGCGGACTCCGACTGTCCGGGTTCGACGTGCTCACCGCGGGTGACGGCGCGGCCGCCCTCCAGGTCGTCGACGCCGCCGCACCCGACGTCGTGGTGCTCGACATGAACATGCCCGTCCTCGACGGGACCGGGGTGGTCACCGCGCTCCGGGAACGGGGCAACGAGATCCCGATCTGCGTGCTCAGTGCGCGCAGCTCGGTCGACGACCGCATCGCCGGCCTCGAATCCGGCGCCGACGACTACCTCGTCAAACCGTTCGTCCTCGCCGAACTCGTGGCCCGGATCCGAGCGATGCTGCGCCGCCGCTCGACACCGGACACCACACCCGCCGCGACCGGTGAGCAGATCGTGGTCGGCCCGCTGTCCATCGACGTCGCCGGCCGTCGAGTCCACCTCGGCGGCACCGAAATCGGCCTCACCAAAAGGGAATTCGAGCTCGTCGAGGTCCTGGCCCGCAACGCCGGCGTGGTGCTGAGCCGAGAACGCCTCCTGGAACTGGTGTGGGGGTACGACTTCGCCGCCGACACCAACGTCGTCGACGTGTTCGTCGGCTACCTGCGCCGCAAGTTCGAGGCCGACGGCACCCCCCGCCTCGTGCACACCGTCCGCGGTGTGGGTTTCGTCGTGCGGGAACCCACATGA
- a CDS encoding M56 family metallopeptidase: MIAGLALAVAAAVLAVIAPRWLGRLAAPHRHPRIALAAWVTSQCVFVGVVAAIPVVLWVRPGGRWHVLPAATLTCMQSLRETGALPWLAAVEAVLCTVGLAVTARTVLVVARRLLRHRRLTESHASALRLIAGPSATDGEGVFRLGGADFAAYSIGGRSPAIVLGTAVAALDPDARAAVLAHERAHLTGRHHLLVAWSDALRAALPGVPLAYRGATWTRVLVELSADRQAAVSCGSGAVCAALGHSAAAGRDARPAALSVSGTGLAADRMAWLSAVQVPRSGAQALHYPVAVTVSVLPVLASTSVVVAALALFCAVFGG, from the coding sequence ATGATCGCGGGTCTGGCACTGGCGGTCGCCGCCGCCGTTCTCGCCGTGATCGCACCACGATGGCTCGGTCGCCTCGCGGCACCGCATCGGCATCCACGCATCGCGCTCGCTGCCTGGGTGACCTCGCAGTGCGTGTTCGTCGGCGTCGTCGCCGCGATTCCCGTTGTGCTCTGGGTGCGCCCCGGCGGACGATGGCACGTGTTACCGGCGGCGACGCTGACGTGCATGCAATCACTGCGGGAAACCGGAGCCCTGCCCTGGCTTGCCGCAGTCGAGGCGGTGCTGTGCACGGTCGGCCTGGCGGTAACGGCGCGGACAGTGCTCGTCGTCGCGCGGAGATTGCTGCGGCATCGTCGGCTCACCGAATCGCACGCCTCGGCGTTGCGCCTGATTGCAGGTCCGTCCGCGACAGACGGGGAAGGTGTGTTCCGCCTCGGCGGAGCGGACTTCGCCGCCTACAGCATCGGTGGCCGGAGTCCGGCGATCGTGCTGGGGACGGCGGTGGCGGCGCTCGACCCGGATGCGCGCGCCGCGGTCCTGGCACACGAACGCGCACATCTGACGGGCCGGCACCATCTGCTCGTCGCCTGGTCCGACGCGCTGCGCGCAGCGCTCCCGGGGGTGCCGTTGGCGTACCGGGGCGCGACGTGGACTCGTGTGCTCGTCGAATTGTCGGCGGATCGGCAGGCTGCGGTGTCGTGCGGATCGGGCGCGGTGTGTGCTGCACTCGGGCACAGCGCGGCCGCAGGCCGTGATGCGCGTCCCGCCGCGCTGTCGGTGTCGGGGACCGGACTGGCCGCAGATCGGATGGCGTGGTTGTCGGCGGTGCAGGTTCCTCGTTCCGGTGCGCAGGCCCTGCACTACCCGGTTGCGGTCACCGTGTCCGTGCTGCCGGTACTGGCGTCGACCTCGGTCGTCGTCGCGGCGCTGGCCCTCTTCTGCGCCGTGTTCGGCGGCTGA
- a CDS encoding BlaI/MecI/CopY family transcriptional regulator: protein MGLGDLESAVMNVLWNLDDPARVRDVMDRLEPPRPLAYTTVMTVLDNLHTKGMVSRERVGRAYRYRAARSREETAAELVRQVLDASGDAEQVMLHFASSASDDESRILRRAARRAQRRRDEAR from the coding sequence ATCGGTCTGGGTGACCTCGAGAGCGCAGTGATGAACGTGCTGTGGAACCTCGACGACCCCGCTCGCGTGCGGGACGTGATGGACCGGCTGGAGCCACCGCGGCCGTTGGCGTACACCACCGTGATGACGGTGCTCGACAACCTGCACACCAAGGGCATGGTCTCGCGGGAACGCGTCGGCCGCGCCTACCGGTACCGGGCGGCCCGCAGCCGTGAGGAGACCGCGGCCGAACTGGTACGTCAGGTACTCGACGCCAGCGGTGACGCCGAACAGGTCATGTTGCACTTCGCGAGTTCCGCCTCGGACGACGAGTCGCGGATCCTGCGCCGCGCCGCGCGCCGAGCCCAGCGTCGCCGGGACGAAGCCCGATGA